A single genomic interval of Microbacterium sp. BLY harbors:
- a CDS encoding M15 family metallopeptidase, which translates to MNDLRPSRDVRTRRRRRIVATVAALALVVLAAVAVQQSLSAAFAGTAPAATGPAPSGGSHEASGASGAPSEADGVIRDGDQPTVFDTDRVAIARLDPALLDALQRAATDARADGVTFLVNSGWRSAALQEHLLREAIAERGEEEARRWVATAETSAHVSGDAVDLGPLPTLDWVVQRGWRYGLCQTYANESWHYELRPEAVDDGCPAAYADPTEDPRMRR; encoded by the coding sequence ATGAACGACCTCCGCCCCTCCCGAGACGTCCGGACGCGGCGACGCCGCCGGATCGTCGCCACGGTCGCTGCGCTCGCGCTCGTCGTGCTCGCCGCCGTCGCCGTCCAGCAGTCGCTGTCGGCCGCCTTCGCCGGGACGGCCCCGGCCGCCACCGGTCCCGCCCCCTCCGGCGGATCGCACGAGGCCTCCGGCGCGTCCGGCGCGCCGAGCGAGGCCGACGGCGTGATCCGCGACGGCGACCAGCCCACCGTGTTCGACACCGACCGGGTCGCGATCGCCCGCCTCGACCCCGCGCTGCTCGACGCCCTGCAGCGTGCCGCGACGGACGCACGGGCCGACGGCGTCACGTTCCTCGTGAACAGCGGATGGCGCTCGGCGGCGCTTCAGGAGCACCTGCTCCGGGAGGCCATCGCCGAGCGAGGCGAAGAGGAGGCGCGACGCTGGGTGGCGACCGCCGAGACCTCCGCGCACGTCTCCGGCGACGCCGTTGACCTCGGCCCGCTGCCGACCCTCGACTGGGTCGTCCAGCGCGGATGGCGGTACGGACTCTGCCAGACCTATGCGAACGAGTCCTGGCACTACGAACTGCGACCAGAGGCCGTCGACGACGGGTGCCCGGCCGCGTACGCCGACCCCACCGAAGACCCGAGGATGCGGCGATGA
- the alr gene encoding alanine racemase, whose translation MTAVLAPEGAILRRPHAPTLRTLPDAVAANVRRVGATAAVPIMAVVKANGYGHGALTVATAAVAAGADWLGVTDVADGVALREAGLRVPILAWLHPAGIDAPLATAAGIDVAVGSVDELRQLVAEADGRVRVHLHLDTGMARGGCPVEDWDALLRTARATDGRVEVVGVMGHLPRAEAADPRANAAAVLRMRQGRDAVLRAGFGPLLVHLAATAGALTDPSTHFDLVRIGAGLVGIDPSDTVPLAGASRWTAPVVHSAAVPAGTAVGYGSTYTTRVATHLSVVGVGYADGIPRELAPGVGIAIGGERHPLVGRVSMDQIVVDTGDRVYPRGAVATVFGPDGGAVPSVQDWARWAGTIPHTIVTGIGPRVRRSAA comes from the coding sequence ATGACCGCCGTGCTCGCCCCGGAGGGGGCGATCCTCCGGCGACCGCACGCCCCGACCCTGCGCACGCTCCCCGACGCGGTCGCCGCGAACGTCCGCCGGGTCGGCGCGACCGCGGCGGTCCCGATCATGGCCGTGGTCAAGGCCAACGGCTATGGCCACGGAGCCCTCACGGTCGCGACGGCCGCCGTCGCCGCCGGCGCCGACTGGCTCGGGGTCACGGACGTCGCCGACGGCGTCGCGCTGCGGGAGGCCGGACTGCGCGTGCCGATCCTCGCCTGGCTGCACCCCGCCGGCATCGACGCGCCGCTCGCCACCGCCGCGGGCATCGACGTCGCGGTGGGGTCCGTCGACGAGCTCCGCCAGCTCGTCGCCGAGGCCGACGGGCGCGTGCGCGTGCACCTGCACCTGGACACCGGGATGGCCCGCGGCGGGTGTCCGGTGGAGGACTGGGACGCCCTGCTCCGGACCGCGAGAGCCACCGACGGCCGGGTCGAGGTCGTCGGGGTCATGGGCCACCTGCCACGCGCGGAGGCCGCGGATCCGCGCGCCAACGCGGCCGCCGTGCTGCGGATGCGGCAGGGGAGGGACGCGGTGCTGCGCGCCGGCTTCGGACCGCTGCTGGTGCACCTCGCGGCGACGGCGGGCGCGCTCACCGACCCGTCCACCCACTTCGATCTCGTGCGGATCGGGGCCGGACTCGTCGGGATCGATCCGTCGGACACGGTCCCGCTGGCCGGGGCCTCCCGCTGGACGGCGCCCGTCGTCCACAGCGCCGCCGTCCCGGCCGGGACCGCGGTGGGCTACGGCAGCACGTATACGACGCGGGTGGCCACGCACCTCAGCGTCGTCGGCGTCGGGTACGCCGACGGCATCCCCCGCGAGCTCGCGCCGGGGGTGGGCATTGCGATCGGAGGGGAGCGGCACCCGCTCGTCGGAAGGGTGTCGATGGACCAGATCGTCGTCGACACCGGCGACAGGGTCTACCCGCGCGGGGCGGTGGCGACGGTGTTCGGCCCGGACGGCGGCGCGGTGCCGTCGGTGCAGGACTGGGCACGGTGGGCGGGGACGATCCCGCACACCATCGTCACGGGCATCGGCCCGCGAGTACGGAGGAGTGCGGCATGA
- a CDS encoding D-alanine--D-alanine ligase — translation MTSKVLVIGGGRNAEHEVSLASAAAVAAALRQGGHTVTTVTIDRDGVWRADGIPPGASPVASLERALPLLAACDVVFPAVHGVLGEDGALAALCALAGVPVVGSALGAGALGMDKWATKLVAQAVGLRTARGRLVAADDIGDVEFDGAVVVKPVTAGSSHGVSLVTAADDLLPALREAARFDRRILVEEVVRAREIDVAVLREKGGVRWAAPPLEIHAPGLFDTATKYDGTARFTVPAALDAAATSALRRAAIAMFDALGCAGVARMDFFLTDDGPVLNEVNTMPGLTAASQVPRMFAAAGVDYVDLVDRLVRAAV, via the coding sequence ATGACGTCGAAAGTGCTGGTCATCGGAGGAGGGCGGAACGCGGAGCACGAGGTGTCGCTGGCCTCGGCCGCGGCGGTCGCCGCGGCCCTGCGGCAGGGCGGACACACCGTCACCACGGTCACGATCGATCGCGACGGGGTCTGGCGGGCGGACGGGATCCCGCCGGGCGCGAGCCCCGTCGCGTCCCTCGAGCGCGCCTTGCCGCTGCTCGCGGCGTGCGATGTCGTCTTCCCGGCGGTGCACGGCGTGCTCGGCGAGGACGGCGCCCTCGCGGCGCTGTGCGCGCTCGCCGGGGTGCCCGTGGTCGGATCGGCGCTGGGCGCGGGAGCCCTCGGCATGGACAAGTGGGCCACGAAGCTGGTGGCGCAGGCCGTGGGCCTCCGGACCGCTCGCGGACGCCTGGTCGCGGCGGACGACATCGGCGACGTGGAGTTCGACGGCGCCGTCGTCGTCAAACCCGTGACGGCCGGATCGAGTCACGGGGTGAGCCTGGTGACCGCCGCGGACGACCTCCTTCCCGCCCTGCGGGAGGCGGCCCGTTTCGACCGGCGGATCCTCGTCGAGGAGGTCGTGCGCGCCCGCGAGATCGACGTCGCCGTGCTCCGGGAGAAGGGCGGGGTGCGGTGGGCGGCGCCGCCGCTCGAGATCCATGCGCCCGGGCTCTTCGACACCGCGACGAAGTACGACGGCACGGCCCGCTTCACCGTCCCCGCGGCGCTCGACGCGGCCGCCACCTCGGCGCTCCGGCGGGCGGCGATCGCGATGTTCGATGCGCTGGGATGCGCCGGCGTCGCCCGCATGGACTTCTTCCTCACCGACGACGGCCCGGTGCTCAACGAGGTCAACACCATGCCGGGGCTGACGGCGGCGTCGCAGGTGCCGCGGATGTTCGCGGCGGCCGGGGTGGACTACGTCGACCTCGTGGACCGGCTGGTGCGCGCGGCCGTCTGA
- a CDS encoding VOC family protein — translation MAAFTAENAFSGFSVDDIDAAKEFYGTTLGLDVEVNAMGFLELRLSSGGSILVYAKPNHSPASFTILNFPVDDVDAAVDELNARGVQTKIYGDDEFPSDSRGIVRGNGQGPDIAWFRDPAGNVLAVLQA, via the coding sequence ATGGCAGCCTTCACAGCGGAGAACGCGTTCAGCGGGTTCAGCGTCGACGACATCGACGCGGCGAAGGAGTTCTACGGCACGACCCTGGGGCTCGACGTCGAGGTCAATGCGATGGGTTTCCTCGAGCTGCGGCTGTCCAGCGGCGGATCGATCCTCGTGTACGCGAAGCCGAACCACAGCCCGGCGAGCTTCACGATCCTGAACTTCCCGGTGGACGACGTCGACGCCGCCGTGGACGAGCTCAACGCGCGCGGGGTGCAGACCAAGATCTACGGGGACGACGAGTTCCCGTCCGATTCGCGCGGCATCGTGCGCGGGAACGGGCAGGGTCCGGACATCGCGTGGTTCCGCGACCCGGCGGGCAACGTCCTCGCCGTCCTGCAGGCGTGA